In a genomic window of Methylobacter sp. YRD-M1:
- a CDS encoding sigma-54-dependent transcriptional regulator: protein MTPTNQTMQRNKQLLIIDDDSNVVEYLVEVLAASGYRTSGEIDPQSALRRLETEHFDLVISDVEMPGMRGLDLMSAIHARKPGQLVLLITAFGSIDLGVRSLQAGACGFVTKPFSINDLTSAIDRAFRDRQMRREVVRVTTPDETLASRELVAESQKMQKILQLANRAAQIDSPVLLTGESGVGKGALARFIHDHSSRCNGPFLQVNCAALPFTLVESELFGVRKGAYTDARENRPGLFVEAKGGTLFLDEIAEMPLTIQPKLLQVLETGKVRPVGAGSEIATDVRIIAATNQPIEKALQNGLMRSDLYYRLNVIRLDIPPLRERSSDLDRLVNHLLQNAQAKLQRQIHGISIEAMRWIRAYSWPGNVRELANTLERAVALTEHDTILLEDLAQATQLPIDDDLLNKAANQSMTLAELEIAYIHRILEITQGNKVQAAKILGIDRGTLYRKLGDDSI, encoded by the coding sequence ATGACACCGACTAATCAGACTATGCAAAGAAATAAACAATTGCTGATCATTGATGATGACAGCAATGTTGTCGAGTATTTGGTGGAAGTGCTCGCTGCCAGCGGTTACAGGACAAGCGGTGAAATCGATCCCCAGAGTGCATTGCGGCGTCTGGAAACCGAGCATTTTGATTTGGTCATCAGCGACGTGGAAATGCCGGGCATGCGCGGCCTGGATCTGATGTCGGCCATTCATGCCCGGAAACCGGGACAGTTGGTTCTGTTGATTACAGCTTTCGGCAGTATTGACCTGGGCGTGCGCAGCTTGCAGGCGGGTGCCTGCGGTTTTGTCACCAAACCGTTTTCCATAAACGATTTGACTTCCGCCATTGATCGCGCCTTTAGGGATCGGCAAATGCGCCGAGAGGTCGTGCGAGTTACAACACCGGATGAAACGTTAGCATCTCGAGAACTGGTTGCAGAAAGTCAAAAGATGCAAAAAATCCTGCAACTCGCCAATCGGGCGGCACAAATCGATTCGCCCGTTCTTCTGACCGGCGAAAGCGGTGTTGGCAAAGGCGCTCTGGCACGGTTTATTCACGATCATAGCTCACGTTGCAACGGTCCGTTTCTTCAAGTCAATTGCGCCGCATTGCCGTTTACTTTGGTGGAAAGTGAATTGTTTGGCGTGCGCAAAGGCGCCTACACCGATGCCAGGGAAAATCGTCCTGGACTGTTTGTCGAAGCGAAAGGCGGCACACTGTTTCTGGATGAAATTGCAGAAATGCCGCTGACGATTCAGCCCAAACTGCTGCAGGTGCTGGAAACAGGCAAGGTAAGACCCGTGGGAGCCGGTAGCGAAATCGCCACCGATGTCCGCATTATCGCCGCCACTAATCAACCCATCGAAAAAGCGCTGCAAAATGGTCTGATGCGCTCAGACCTTTATTACAGGCTCAATGTGATCCGTCTGGACATTCCGCCGTTAAGAGAACGCTCGTCCGACCTGGACCGGTTAGTCAACCATTTATTGCAAAATGCCCAGGCAAAACTGCAAAGACAAATTCATGGCATCTCCATCGAAGCCATGAGATGGATTCGCGCTTACTCCTGGCCCGGAAACGTGCGTGAATTAGCCAATACGCTGGAAAGAGCTGTTGCCTTGACCGAGCATGATACGATCCTGCTGGAAGACTTGGCTCAGGCCACTCAGTTACCGATCGATGACGATCTTTTAAATAAGGCCGCAAATCAGTCAATGACCTTGGCGGAATTAGAGATAGCCTATATCCATCGCATTCTGGAAATCACTCAGGGCAATAAAGTGCAGGCCGCTAAAATTTTGGGGATCGACCGGGGCACTCTTTATCGTAAATTGGGAGATGATTCGATTTAA
- the hemL gene encoding glutamate-1-semialdehyde 2,1-aminomutase: protein MTEAAVLFSEAKRVIPGGVNSPVRSFSGVGGTPVFIDRASGAYIYDSQDNRYIDYVGSWGPMVLGHAHPEVIAAVKAAAEKGLSFGAPTEIETRMAERVAELVPSIDLVRMVSSGTEATMSAIRLARGYTGRDKIVKFEGCYHGHSDSLLVKAGSGALTLGVPSSPGVPAAFAENTITLAYNDSDAVKALFADIGEQIACIIVEPVAGNMNCIPPVPGFLETLRQVCDQYGSVLIFDEVMTGFRVGLHGAQGLYDITPDLTTLGKIIGGGMPVGAFGGKRKIMECLAPLGPVYQAGTLSGNPVAMAAGLKTLELISRPGFFEELTAKTEKLTTGMKQRAQQAGIALSTNAVGGMFGLFFTEAEQVTSFAQAMQCDQNLFKRFFHAMLEQGVYLAPSAFEAGFVSISHTDEDLNQTLDTAEAIFKRL, encoded by the coding sequence ATGACTGAAGCAGCTGTTTTATTTTCCGAAGCCAAACGCGTCATTCCGGGCGGCGTGAACTCGCCCGTGCGTTCTTTCAGCGGCGTGGGCGGCACGCCTGTTTTTATCGACCGGGCCAGCGGCGCTTATATTTATGACAGCCAGGACAATCGTTATATCGATTACGTCGGCTCGTGGGGGCCTATGGTGTTGGGCCATGCCCATCCCGAAGTCATTGCAGCGGTCAAGGCGGCGGCCGAGAAAGGCCTGAGCTTCGGCGCGCCGACCGAAATCGAGACGCGCATGGCCGAGCGCGTGGCCGAGCTGGTGCCGTCCATCGATCTGGTCAGAATGGTCAGCTCCGGCACCGAAGCGACCATGAGTGCGATCCGGCTGGCGCGCGGCTATACCGGCCGCGACAAGATCGTCAAATTCGAGGGCTGCTATCACGGCCACTCCGACTCCCTGTTGGTCAAGGCCGGCTCCGGTGCGTTGACGCTGGGCGTACCGAGTTCACCTGGCGTGCCTGCCGCCTTCGCCGAAAATACCATAACCCTGGCCTATAACGACAGTGACGCTGTCAAAGCATTGTTTGCCGATATCGGCGAGCAGATCGCCTGCATTATCGTCGAGCCGGTCGCCGGCAACATGAACTGCATCCCGCCGGTGCCGGGCTTTCTGGAAACCCTGCGCCAGGTCTGCGACCAGTACGGCAGCGTGCTGATCTTCGATGAGGTCATGACCGGCTTCAGGGTCGGCCTGCACGGCGCGCAGGGTCTGTATGACATCACGCCGGATCTGACCACATTGGGCAAGATCATAGGCGGCGGCATGCCGGTCGGCGCCTTCGGCGGCAAACGGAAAATCATGGAATGTCTGGCGCCGCTGGGCCCTGTCTATCAGGCCGGCACGCTGTCGGGCAATCCGGTCGCGATGGCCGCTGGCTTGAAGACGCTGGAACTGATCTCTCGCCCTGGCTTTTTCGAAGAACTGACGGCAAAAACCGAAAAACTGACGACGGGCATGAAGCAGCGCGCCCAACAGGCCGGCATCGCGCTGTCCACCAATGCCGTCGGCGGCATGTTCGGGCTGTTTTTCACCGAAGCCGAACAGGTAACGAGCTTTGCCCAGGCCATGCAATGCGACCAGAACCTGTTCAAGCGCTTCTTCCACGCCATGCTGGAACAAGGCGTTTATCTGGCGCCGTCGGCTTTTGAAGCGGGGTTTGTATCCATTTCGCATACGGACGAGGACCTGAATCAGACGCTCGATACCGCTGAGGCCATCTTCAAACGTTTATAA
- a CDS encoding sensor histidine kinase, whose product MRDKQFADITELLRGLEQVEPDLKLRVYDKTGKVFPEPFSNAYASDFQERLHIALKNDESNQFFYPEEAPEYIALLLPLQNAQGERVGKLVFIRALREMRRDLEVTKRNLAFSTLAFILIAAPLSGFIYLVYIDWPLRRLEDGMKQIQEGNFSPLPLGNQEDEIGVLLKTFNTMAAELASARQALKEEAQSRRQVQAALQEADKLITIGQLSAGLAHEIGSPLQVLKGRAEQLLLRPDQSEEVVRHARILASQSERITHIVQQLLEFTRRRPPHYNSIDLCDPISAVLNLLEYEAHKKQVNLNFEAAADLPLIYADSDGIQQIVLNLITNALSAADPGGQIDVIVQPHQFSSNSYSNETAEAVQLIVRDNGHGMTQETLEHLFDPFFTTRHGQGGVGLGLAVARSIVIAHHGSIKAQSSPGQGSTISVILPVDKRYHDTD is encoded by the coding sequence ATGCGAGATAAGCAGTTTGCTGATATCACAGAACTGCTGAGAGGACTTGAGCAAGTTGAGCCGGACCTGAAATTACGAGTGTATGATAAAACCGGCAAGGTTTTCCCGGAGCCTTTCAGCAACGCCTACGCAAGCGATTTCCAGGAAAGATTGCATATCGCCTTGAAAAACGATGAGAGTAATCAGTTTTTTTATCCGGAAGAGGCTCCCGAATACATTGCCCTGCTTCTGCCTTTACAGAATGCGCAAGGAGAAAGGGTCGGCAAACTGGTTTTTATACGTGCTTTGCGCGAGATGCGCCGCGATCTTGAAGTGACTAAGCGCAACTTGGCGTTTTCCACGCTTGCTTTCATTTTGATTGCCGCACCGCTCAGTGGATTTATCTATTTGGTCTATATCGATTGGCCTTTGAGAAGGCTGGAGGACGGCATGAAGCAAATACAAGAAGGGAATTTCTCGCCGCTTCCCCTTGGCAATCAGGAAGATGAAATTGGCGTCCTGTTGAAAACATTCAATACCATGGCGGCAGAGTTGGCCAGTGCTCGGCAAGCACTTAAAGAGGAAGCGCAATCGCGTCGCCAGGTTCAGGCGGCCCTGCAGGAAGCGGATAAACTGATCACCATAGGCCAGTTATCGGCCGGGCTGGCGCATGAAATCGGCTCGCCGCTGCAGGTGTTGAAAGGCCGCGCCGAGCAGCTGCTGCTCCGTCCGGATCAATCCGAAGAAGTTGTTCGTCATGCGCGAATACTGGCCTCCCAATCCGAACGCATAACCCATATTGTTCAACAATTGCTTGAGTTTACCCGTCGTCGCCCCCCGCATTACAACTCTATTGATCTGTGCGATCCTATAAGCGCGGTGCTGAATCTATTAGAATATGAAGCGCATAAAAAACAGGTCAACCTCAACTTCGAAGCCGCAGCAGACCTGCCGTTAATTTACGCTGATAGTGACGGCATCCAGCAGATTGTCTTAAACCTGATTACGAATGCCTTGTCTGCGGCCGATCCGGGAGGGCAAATCGATGTGATTGTCCAGCCACACCAATTTAGCTCTAATTCTTATAGTAATGAAACTGCCGAAGCGGTACAGCTCATCGTCAGGGACAACGGCCACGGCATGACCCAGGAAACACTGGAACACTTATTTGACCCGTTTTTTACTACGCGTCATGGACAAGGCGGCGTGGGGCTTGGGCTCGCCGTTGCCCGCAGTATTGTCATAGCCCATCATGGCAGCATCAAGGCCCAAAGCTCACCTGGTCAAGGCAGTACTATTTCCGTTATTTTACCTGTGGATAAACGCTATCATGACACCGACTAA
- a CDS encoding efflux RND transporter periplasmic adaptor subunit produces MESRPYITVATVTPQAFTAKVQAPARVEFRSKALSTVGAIVAGRLGKINVQVGDRVKAGTALAALDSSEAAQMRADLARAKAELQRAEDRARRQAIMQKSGVGLEVERTEAEIQLRQARADYERSAQAMRLLGNGAGQSIVLRAPVDGAVLRVNASIGAAVEAGAVLFELGEPGVLWVVADVFDSDLPLIEKGAKAMVQTSTLSGPVSGRVAAVSAAMQTDLRRGEVYIELDDANLILKPGMFARASIEAAGPHRIVLPTTAVLIKDQKQTVVYVETAEGVFEPRNVTVGQARDGLVPVLEGIGEGERVVTSGTLLLDSAAAMLL; encoded by the coding sequence ATGGAGTCTCGTCCCTACATAACGGTGGCAACCGTTACTCCGCAAGCTTTTACCGCCAAGGTGCAAGCCCCGGCCCGGGTAGAGTTTCGTTCCAAGGCATTATCGACAGTAGGCGCTATCGTGGCTGGTCGTCTCGGCAAGATCAACGTACAAGTCGGAGATCGTGTTAAGGCGGGCACTGCCTTGGCGGCCTTGGACAGCTCTGAAGCGGCGCAAATGCGCGCGGATCTTGCCCGTGCAAAAGCTGAACTGCAGCGGGCGGAAGACCGCGCCAGGCGTCAGGCCATCATGCAAAAAAGCGGTGTTGGCCTGGAAGTCGAGCGCACTGAAGCGGAAATTCAGCTACGACAGGCGCGAGCGGACTATGAGCGCAGTGCGCAAGCGATGCGACTGCTCGGCAACGGCGCAGGCCAATCCATCGTTTTACGGGCTCCGGTTGACGGGGCGGTATTGCGGGTCAATGCCTCAATAGGGGCCGCCGTGGAAGCGGGCGCTGTGCTGTTTGAGCTGGGCGAACCTGGTGTATTGTGGGTTGTGGCGGATGTGTTCGACAGCGACCTGCCGCTGATAGAAAAAGGGGCTAAGGCCATGGTGCAAACAAGCACACTGTCTGGCCCGGTATCCGGCCGCGTTGCCGCTGTCAGCGCAGCCATGCAGACCGACCTGCGCCGAGGTGAAGTTTATATCGAACTCGATGATGCCAATTTAATCCTCAAACCCGGCATGTTCGCCAGAGCATCGATAGAGGCGGCAGGTCCACACCGGATTGTATTGCCGACCACGGCGGTACTGATCAAAGACCAAAAACAAACGGTGGTTTATGTGGAAACGGCCGAAGGCGTGTTCGAGCCGCGCAATGTGACTGTCGGGCAGGCACGGGACGGCCTGGTTCCGGTGCTTGAGGGAATTGGCGAGGGCGAGCGGGTGGTGACATCAGGAACGCTGCTGCTTGATTCTGCAGCAGCCATGTTATTGTAG